The genomic interval taaatgaattttatatccCACCTAAATTCATATCAAACCATTATGTAATTGTAAAAAAGGAAGGGAATCCAACCAATACCTTGGTTGACTACAATTATAATACAGTGTAAATAAAATAGATGAATGTGGCTTACAGCTTGGCACacacaattatttttatatgatttattgATCAATCACATGGACATGGACTAGTCGAGGGACTATAGACACAACCCTTTTTGTCACCATCTctcatataacaaaataaagtgTTAACCCAAGCTCCTCTTACTACCAAAAAAAACTACCACATTCATACATAGTACAAATTTTCTCTTCTATTTTCACTCAAAATAGTTGATCCGTGCAAAGTGGAAACCAAAACCAGATAAACCTAGCTAGCCAAAACATAAATcaatagaaaaagagaagacTCACTGTACAAGCGATCCACTAAAACTCCCTTCTTAAAAAGTAAAACACAACCATGGTTTCACACGTGGTGCCCTTTCCAGAAAGCTTAATGCCATAAATATAAACACGATCCCCTTCCCTTCCCAACCCAATTGCTAGCtaacacaaaataaaaagtGCTTAACTCAATTACCTTTACCCTATACTCACTCCAACCCAACACTACTCACCGACTACCTAAAACTAAATCAATCCCTATTATTCTCTCACTAATAATGGTTATAATAAAAGACATCAcagataataattataataaaatgcaCGAATAAACCCAAGCAagcaaaactaaaataaattaaaaagaaaagggaaaaaaagagAATACCTCTCCTTGGTTTAGCGGCAACCTTGACAAGTGGAGTGGTGCGGCGGGTGCGTTCTTCCAATTCCTCCGGGGGGAAAAGAACGCCGTCAATTCCCTGGACGGAGATCCTTCCATCGGTGTGAATATCAGGATCGAACAAGTAAGCGGAGGAATCGCCGTGCCCGAATTTAACGGAACCGTCAGACTCCTGAGCGAGAACCTTATGGGGTAAGCGCAGCGTATCGTAACTGACCTTACCGAACCTTCTAACGGCATTGTACATACTCTCTTCGGTTTGGTACTCGGGAATAATGTGATAGTACATAATCTGCTCCGGCGCGCCAGGTTCGCTCAACTGATCCGTCGTTAACTTCGCCATGGCTTCGTCGTTTGGGGCCAAAACGGTCAGAACATAACCCTCCGAAACGAGCCTTCCCATTTCGGTGGCCAGAGACGTTAGGTTAACGAGAATATCGGCCATTTCGTTGTACCCTCCGTAATGCAAGAGCGTGTGGATGAAGTCCTTCACCTGCCGCTCGCCGTTATAGTGGTGCTTCGCACCTCCGGGTCCTGGAGCAGGTGCTGGCGCGATGGACGGTCCCGGCGCCATGGCGTCGTAGATTGGAAGCACGGGTGGGGCGCCGGCGGGGACGGGGGCGGACTTCTTGAGGCGGTGGGTGCGGGGATCGATTTCCGGCGCGCCCTCCGGGATGACGGCGGAGATAGCGGCGAGGTTTCGACGGCGGTTGAAGTCCTCCTGGACGGATCGGGGAACTAGGAGACGCTCAATGCCGTGGATGACGCCGTCGGGACGGACGATGTCGTCAGCGCGGAGGATCTCGGCGGCGTCGACAGTCATCTGACCGGAGGGCTTGGTGGCCAAATGCAAGTGGTGGTGGTTTCCGAGCGTGGCGTGGCGGCGGTCGGCGGCGGGCCAGTGGCGAGAGGAGATTCGCGTGGGGAGAATGTGGGACATGAGGAGCGTCTGAAGGGAGCGGAGATTGCGGGGCTCAAGGAGGAAGCGCTTGAACTCGGGGTCGAGGTCGCGTTCGAGGGCCTGGTTTCGCGGCGCGAAGACGGTGATGTTGTGGTTGCCGACGGCATCTTCAAGTTGCTGGAGAAGAAGTGCTTTGTCGACGAGCTCGGCTAGTTCGGTGTAATGGGAATCGAGAAGCGCAACGAGGATGGAGTTGGAGTTAACCTGAGGGGTGGTTGAAGAGTTGTGAGGGAATGCGGAGAGGGAAGGGAATGGTAGAAGGAAGACGATGAAGAGGGTGAAGATGTGGGTGACGCCATAGATGGAAGGGGAATCCATGGCGGTGGTGGAGGTAGAGGGAGAGGAAGAGAGAAAGTGCGTATGTTTGTGTTTTGTGGGGATATGATACTGAGAGAAAGAGTGAGAAgagagaagaagaggaagaggcgtGGAAGTGGGGTATGGTTGGTGAGTCTCTGTCAGTCTCTCTCCCTCACCTTTCAATGCTTTTCCCCTTTGCTTAATTGTTGAGGTTAGAAAGATGAGAACTCTGAAATGAACCGTACCAATACTCTGGAATACAGAATAGCACAACCATAAGCATACTATTCTTTGACAGCCTGTCTGTGGGGACCACACGGCAACTCATGTGCTGTGCCTGCCTCtccattttcttttttactaaCTACTTTCCAATTTCATTCTTcttctaattattattattattattattttttatcagtcTAATGATCcaacttttttaattataattgttgTTGGTGTTCCATCTTAAATGATTAATGAAGAAATAAAAGGAGGAGAGGGGAAACGTGAATATTGTGAGTGATGTGTGTTAAAGGGTTGATAAAGGAAGCAGTCTGGCAAAGTGTCGGTGTCGGGGAAATGAATAGAGCTGGGTTAAAGTTCATTTAATTTGTACGCTCCATGTTTCAATTTCAACCGTGACTCTCATTCTGCCATTACGTTTTTAACTCTCCAGCTTCCTACAACGCTGACGCTGACTTACCGTCCGCCGTTGGTTCTTCTGTCAATTTTAATCTTCacttctcacacacacacagtTTCACCTCCACATTTCCTTTTCACTTCCACTTCAATCCCCCTTCTACCGCCTCTCTTGCCTCCCATTAAACCACCTCATCTCCCCTCATCTTACAACTTTCTTGCATTGCAAAATTCACAAAATCTAAAGCAACACACTAACAAATTACTATAATAATACTGCATCCACCTCCCACCATCTCTTTCTGCTTCCTTTTCTATCAATTTTTCTCCTCTATCTTTTCCTAGGTGCCTTCACATCCAATTGCATCATCAACTTTCTCATTTTGCCAAATAATTACGTCTCGATTTAACATTACTCTTTATATCGAATCTAATTTTCACATGCTTTTCGTTTCCCAAATTTCTCCTCCTCACAACAATCACTCGTGTGCAAGGCGCTTGCACAATTTCTTATTCACGAAAATCTCATCTGACCATATTTTCTTGAAAACATCATgcttacttctttttctcatcTTTCAAAGAATGAGTTTgctaaagaaaaaggaaaatataaaaaaaaaattaagtctaatttaactCAATAAATGTGAGATTTTTAacacatttattatatatatatatatatatatattttatgagACTCAGACACCCCTCTTAAATGAATACACATATCGAACATCAACATTTGTAATCcttgaagtgtccaattcaaaaagtatttgttgaaTATCTTACAATTATAGTACAGTTGTAACacaactttataaaaaatacattaattttctaaaaattcatatttattgtataatttttattatgattataaaaataaggaacaaatcattttgaaccggTCATGAATAACATCTTCATACtctaaaaaaatctaaaacataCTTCTATacacaaatttttattattcataatatatataatatataaattcatgtTTTTATATAGATTTTACGTATCTCCGTGTGTCTGTATATTCGTTTATGTGATACATATTATATATGACCCTTCATATGAAACtatatttatgaataattataattaataaaatttctatccaattatataatacaaaatatttttatttataatgaatGTCTAATAATTCGggtaaattccctatctagcaccatttacacttttatttccctaactagcacccttttgtttttattttcttatctagcactcttttgtttttatttctctatctagcacccttttattttttatttacctaTCTAgtaccatttcaaaaataaattaaaaaataataattttttttttataattttaattttgaatgcattaaaaataaatatttttaatgtttaaaatagttagaaatataattaatgaataaataaatgtgtttttacaaaataaaaataaaaaagtaataattttaaaatgtttagtttaaaaattatttttttaagaatgaataaaataaaaaattaaactctacaacaacataaaagttaaacatataaacataaattagtatttatttttattattattgatgatgtaattatgttaattttaagtaaaaaatacaggacataattataaaaaaaataaagttaaataaaGACTGATATGGACATAAAAGAACATCATGATcgaaaaaaaatgttcatattgtcaaacaccaaGACACACATAAAGAATATGTCCCAACATTACTGGATTGTACACTTCtcatcattaattatatttcatttcgcacaaacaatttaatgtaccattgaagaaaatattaaatgaattatcatctttcatttattttcatttttatgatcaacatatatttatttagtatcgccttatatctcttatatttatcttatttggatttatttttatatcttttatctttatcttaatttgttttgtttttattttatatcttttatgtttttagttattattttttttctaccattattttttttttctagactttttttttcattttttgcttctcatttttaagcatta from Phaseolus vulgaris cultivar G19833 chromosome 1, P. vulgaris v2.0, whole genome shotgun sequence carries:
- the LOC137814653 gene encoding fasciclin-like arabinogalactan protein 16: MDSPSIYGVTHIFTLFIVFLLPFPSLSAFPHNSSTTPQVNSNSILVALLDSHYTELAELVDKALLLQQLEDAVGNHNITVFAPRNQALERDLDPEFKRFLLEPRNLRSLQTLLMSHILPTRISSRHWPAADRRHATLGNHHHLHLATKPSGQMTVDAAEILRADDIVRPDGVIHGIERLLVPRSVQEDFNRRRNLAAISAVIPEGAPEIDPRTHRLKKSAPVPAGAPPVLPIYDAMAPGPSIAPAPAPGPGGAKHHYNGERQVKDFIHTLLHYGGYNEMADILVNLTSLATEMGRLVSEGYVLTVLAPNDEAMAKLTTDQLSEPGAPEQIMYYHIIPEYQTEESMYNAVRRFGKVSYDTLRLPHKVLAQESDGSVKFGHGDSSAYLFDPDIHTDGRISVQGIDGVLFPPEELEERTRRTTPLVKVAAKPRRGKLMEVACSMLGAFGQVCQ